CCGCCGCAGTGCTAGCTGTGACTAGCAATGATGCTACCAATCTAGAAATTGCCCTCAAAGCCAAAGGCTTGACACCCACCATTCCGGTGATTGTTCATTATGCCGATCCCGATTTTGCTGGCATAGCGCAACAGCTATTTGGCTTCGAGGCCGTACTGAGTCCGGCTGAACTAGCAGCCCCAGCTTTTGCCGCTGCTGCACTAGGGGGACGCATCCTCGGCAATGGCATCACAGCCGATAGTCTTTGGGTGGCTTTTGCCACTGTGATTACAACTTCACATGCCTTTTGTGGTCAGTGGGTGAAAGATGTAGCCATGTCTGCTGACTGTGTACCTTTGTACGTAGAGACTAATCATCAAACCCTTCATGGCTGGGATTTGTTAGAAACCAATCTCAGTGATGGTGACATTTTATATATGACTATGCCAGCAACGCGGCTATATCAATTGTGGCGAGACGAGCGAGTTTGTGAATCACACATTTAAATAATTCGTAATTCGTAATTAAGTTTTTTGACGGGGATTTAGACGCCGACCAAAAACTTGCCGATTATTGAAACGGGGGATTTAAACCCACGATACTCGGTTAAATAATTCTTAATTACAGCTATTTTCAGGTAAATAGACCATGCGGTAGGGGTACAGAATGCTGTGCCCTTACACAGATGTGTTTCAAATACATGAAAACTGCTGTAACATACCACTTCCCACATCCAATACTGTTCAGTTAAGGCAAGAAACGCGATGAATCGCCGTCTTTACAATAACCAGTCTTTTGTAGAGACGGCGATTTATCGCGTCTTTGTGATGATTTATCGTATCTTTAGCGATCTAAAATTTTCATCAAAAAACTTTAACCTAACTGTATTGTCCCCACTCTCATTTATTTGTTAACTACTCGTTGTTGATATTCTTGCTCAGTAATCATATCGAGAGTGTTCTCTAGGCGATCTACAAATACGATACCGTCGAGATGATCGTACTCGTGTTGAAAAATCCGAGCGATAAAATCGGTTAATTCTTGTTTTTGTAAATTGCCTTGAGAGTCAGTGTATTCCACTTCAATAGATTTATACCGAGGAACTAACCCCCTAATTCCTGGAACACTTAAACAACCTTCCCAATCTTTGACAACTTCAGTTGAATGGGCAATGATTTTGGGATTAATCATGGCAGTAGGTTCCATTTCTGGGGCGTTGGGATATCTGGCATTAGGACGGGAAGCCACGATAAATAAACGATAGGATTGTGCTACTTGAGGCGCAGCAATTCCCACGCCGTTAGCCTTGGCCACAGTGGCAATTAAGTCTTCGATTAATTTTTGGATTTGCTCATCTTGAATATTCTCAACCCAAGCAGCTTTTTGGCGTAATGTTGGATTTCCTAATTGAATTATTGGCGCTAATTCAGTCATGATAAAACTCCTTTAATTAATGGGGACTGGGGATTGGGTACTGGGGACTGGGCTAATGACTAATGACAAATGACTAATGACAAATGGCTCACATCATCCTTCACGTCTTACGGGCAAAGCAGCAGGTTGGACTCCTACTTGGACAATTTTGCCATTGCGTTCTACTTCTATTGGTAATTTAGTACCGATTTTGCTCTTTTCTACTAGCTTTTGTACTTCTTCAATTTTAGTTACAGGCTGGCTGTTAATGCTTTTGATTACATCACCAACTCGTAGTCCAGCTATAGATGCAGGCGATCGCGGCACAATCTCTACCAGCAAAACGCCCTCATCTGCTGTCAGATTTAAGCGATCGCCTGCGACATTTTTGATTCTTTCTTTATTTTCTGGTGTCAATGTCACCATCTGAACACCCAAATAAGGATGATCCACCTTGCCTGTAGCGATTAATTCTTGGGCAATTCTTTGCACAGTGTTAATGGGGATAGCAAATCCCAAACCTTGAGCGCCTCGAATAATTGCTGTGTTCATCGCAATCACTTGACCACGAGCATTGAGCAATGGGCCACCAGAATTACCAGGGTTAATCGCAGCATCCGTTTGGATGTAATCAACCCGCTTATCACTAGCGCCGATGTCGCTACTAGAACGACCTGTAGCACTAATAATCCCAGAAGTGACGGTATTATTCAAGCCTAATGGATTACCGATGGCAATTACAGCTTCTCCTGGTTGCAAAGCGTCGGAGTTACCCACAGATAAAGTTGGCAGATTATTCGCATCAATTTTAATCGCAGCCACATCCGTTACCGGATCTTCACCCAAAACTTTACCATCAAAAGTCCGCCCATCTTTAAGTGTCACAGTCACTCTATCAGCACCGTCTACTACATGGGAATTGGTCACAATTTGACCTGAAGAATCAATAATAAATCCAGAGCCACTACCCCGTTCTACGCGTTGTCTAGCCTGTGGGGTTCCCTCTCCAAAAAACCGCCGAAAAAATGGATCGTTGTTAAATTCGTCTGGTACGCGAGAAGTAATTGTTCGAGAAGAATCAATGCGAACTACCGCAGGGCCCACTTGTTGCACTACTTTCACTATAAAATTAGGATCTCCAGATGAAGAGAAAATCGGCGGGGGGACAATTGCCGAATTGGGTTCTATTGTCTTTTGGGCTTGAGTCTGGTTTTGTTGAGCCTCAATTGTCTTAG
This Nostoc sp. C052 DNA region includes the following protein-coding sequences:
- a CDS encoding HhoA/HhoB/HtrA family serine endopeptidase codes for the protein MKTTNHHSAPKKINTRLLPHRWGVNNILGMFSSGVAVVFLGSCSLLPAKTIEAQQNQTQAQKTIEPNSAIVPPPIFSSSGDPNFIVKVVQQVGPAVVRIDSSRTITSRVPDEFNNDPFFRRFFGEGTPQARQRVERGSGSGFIIDSSGQIVTNSHVVDGADRVTVTLKDGRTFDGKVLGEDPVTDVAAIKIDANNLPTLSVGNSDALQPGEAVIAIGNPLGLNNTVTSGIISATGRSSSDIGASDKRVDYIQTDAAINPGNSGGPLLNARGQVIAMNTAIIRGAQGLGFAIPINTVQRIAQELIATGKVDHPYLGVQMVTLTPENKERIKNVAGDRLNLTADEGVLLVEIVPRSPASIAGLRVGDVIKSINSQPVTKIEEVQKLVEKSKIGTKLPIEVERNGKIVQVGVQPAALPVRREG
- the def gene encoding peptide deformylase; translated protein: MTELAPIIQLGNPTLRQKAAWVENIQDEQIQKLIEDLIATVAKANGVGIAAPQVAQSYRLFIVASRPNARYPNAPEMEPTAMINPKIIAHSTEVVKDWEGCLSVPGIRGLVPRYKSIEVEYTDSQGNLQKQELTDFIARIFQHEYDHLDGIVFVDRLENTLDMITEQEYQQRVVNK